The Denticeps clupeoides chromosome 10, fDenClu1.1, whole genome shotgun sequence DNA window caatatttgCTCATAATATAGCGATAATATGATACATTCCCATTAGAAAAAAATTCTGGTTGGCCTATTCTCCTGCAGTACATTGAACCCGTTGCATAGAAGAAGACTACAAACTAGATATGGATGACTTTTTAGTATATAGTGCTCAGTCCAAAATACACTATATGcatacataaaacatacattaaaatgacacaaaaaatgtctaaatgtcCAAGAAATTTACCCATTTTTACCAGCATATGCactgaattttttaaaatctatttttatttatagtgtTTATTTATATGTGTAAAAGGTATGCTGAATAAAAATCTAGGTAACATTACCAGTATTCTGTCTCAAGTTATGCTAACAATGTAACTTGTACTCAATATAAAAAATAGTACGGAGACAAACAtgctttatgtaaaaaaaaatgtcattttgttagAAGGTTTGTTATCATATTCATACTTTTCCTGTGCACATATCACACCCTTTGTTGGGTCATTTGTAAAGTCCCACAGGTAGGACCCTCAGACACATGTAGCTTGTCGGGTGCTGGGCCAACAGAACTGGATTCCCATCCATCCGAATTTCCTCCATGTTGTACCTGATGTAGTGGGTGTTGTTTCCCTTGCAGAATGTCTCGTCATTTATGGACAAGATCTTGTTGTTCTGCAGCAGAGGAGACAAGGTCATAATACTGATATAATGTCGGTGTGCAGATGAGTAATTCCACGCTGTGTTGTAATGGTGATCAAACACCACTATATTCCGAATGTGTGCAAGCAAACGTTAACTCGCAGACACCTGTAGATGTACAATTCGAAGGCTCTCTGGGAGCTGCGGGACGGCCTCAAGATCGTTATTTGCCAGGTAGATGTATTCCACTTTGGTGAGCTTCTAGATtgcagaaaaaagaacaattagGAAGTTTTTGTTTAATCTTTTGCAGACTTTGTCCAGTGTTTGTATGTTTCCTTACTTTGAAAGCGGTCGACTTCACCCCCTTGGTTTTCAGCTGATTTCCATTAGCATTGAATGATACAAGGCTGGCTGGCAACACTGGCAACTTCGTCAGTTTATTGTCAGCCAGTGTGAGTTCTTCCAACTGGTGGAGTTTGGAAAAAGCTCCTTCTTCTATTTCAGATATGAGATTTCCGGTCAGGTCAATTGTTCTCAACGTGGCTGTAATAAAACAGGATGAAAAAGAGTAAACTTTAAGGTGTAATACATTTATACCAgagccttggttctcaaagCAGTGGTACCCCATGTCCGTTCAGTGATACGCTGGGAATCTCTGCAGTATGGTTGCTAttcttacatatatatataactgtatTAGAGGATACTGTCATTCACCAGTTTCTGCGAAGTCTTTACTGGTTATCTTGGTGATTTTGTTGTAGCGTGCATAGAGATAAGCGGTTTCCTTTGGCAGGGCAGGAACACTCGTCATCTCTGGACTGACATCTTCACAGTACACCGATCCAatcaggcacacacacagcaggcatGTGGGTAGATCTGCAAgcatttcacaagaaaaataaaagtgtctgtCCAGTAAGCAAGGggttcaaaaataaatgtacaaacccTCAGCCGCTCCTGCCTCCCGTCCTGTGTCTCGAGGCAAATCATCTGGGCCATCATAGTCAAACACAGTCACAGCCCTTTTCTGTTGAATCGTGTGCAAACAGGCTCAGTAAACCCGCTGTGCAGCAAACCTGCCTTTCACATCAATACGCTATCAGGCCGAGGCCTTTGTTATTCTCATTTCCATGTAGAAAACACATTCAGTCCGAGATGGTCAAGGCAGTAACATCAGACATagacatgaatataaaaatatgttgttatattatatataattatacttACACCAGATATATTTGTTAGGAATGTTAAATACTCTGATACAGAACTTTGATAAATTAACATCTGATGTCCTTACCTTTGGTTTTTGGACTTCCATAAACATCTGTGAAAGTTCTCTCTTGTCAGATATTAGTGACACCTCCTGTCCATGTGACACCCTGAAAGACATCACAGAAACATTCAAAAGTGCTACAGAGAAAACCAGAGTCTTCAGATCCATCGTAGGTGCATTCCGTGGTGCAGTGGCGACTGGAGCGGTCCTGAGCCACTGGGAGCTTCCCAGCCAGTCCTCGACTCAACCTTTAACCCCATGTGTGCTGCAACAAGACAACTTTAAAAGAGTTATTTTATAGTTATTTAATGTTCAACTTTCAGATTTTTATAGGTGCCTCACAAGACAATAAAACCAGATGTAGACTAATAAACTGATTCATTATTATCACAGCTTCAGTAGATTTCTGAGGGGggaaaataggaaaaaaatttTGGGTCAATGGAAAAATTTGGATCATTCCTACTTAAAGTTACACAGAGGGGAAATGCAGatgtgaaataaagaaaagcagAGGGGGAAATAATGGAAAACAGTGAAATGCCtatttcttctcttctcttcattTCTTTCCTCCCGCTGCTAGGGAAATATGCTCGACTGTCGAGTTTAGTGTGTCCCATTTCAGTGCCTGTCCACATAACTGTAGTTGGGCCAAATTTAAGATcaacacattcctgcacatAGCTGATGGAAATTTCACATGCATGCCTTGTCCCAACCAATCAGTATAATGTGTTTCAGAAGGCaaatataaagaaagaaagagaaatattCGTAGCCTGATGAGATGCAGAGGAAAGTATTGCTTTGCGAGCAGCTGTATCGTGCATTCTGCCTCGGAGCGCAGAATTAATGCTTTTAGcagatgtgtctgtgtgcacaaAACAAGAGTCCAAGTTCAAAGGAGATCCATCAGGCAGCTAAAACGGAAATTAAGATGAAACTGCGCACAAGTGGAAAAAAGGACTCTGTCTCACTGTCATACGCGTGTCAAGACAAATTGATTTCACGTTATTATCCTATTCCATTAAACTCaccttctgtctctgtctcctgCACTGTGTAAAGACATGGTGTTACTGGGCCAGAAGGCGGCGCCATGTCCTTACCTTGTCTACATAATTATCCTTAATTTACTTTCCTCATTTAAGCTCCCATGTTTCCTCACTATCTCTGTTGTGGTTTGTCTGTGTAACCCATGTTGTCAGAGATCATTTCGTTTCAAAATCCACatataaatgtaacaagatATATTCTCAAATATATTtcatgacttacaaataaatgtaacaccattcacaaacgcATTTTTTTgactcaaatttttttttatgtgattcacaaatgtcagtgtggttacatttattcacaaactcctaaacctgcatttacaaatcactgtatatatttgtgaagacacttacatttatttgtggattgtGGTTCACAAATGGcaggtagccaatcaaatgtctccagcTTTTATAGCCAATCACATAAACTGATATTCGATTGATTTAATTGTGAGAACATTGCGCTACTTTCGCGCATTGTCGTGATCTCTTGGTAGGAACTGCAAAAGCACAactttcataaaatgaattggGACAATAGTCATCACTATAACGCAAATcttgcagtgttttgttgtggtagttTCTGTGTTTCTGCTCAATTTAAACAAAAGTTTCCCTGCTTGCTCATGTCAAGTGTTGTCCATCGGTCATAcgtcaacacagacagcctggtgcctgGACAAACCCTGCATACAAGAACACGATCTGAAATTCTCTGAAGTTCAAGTGCAGCTGACCATCACCAGACTATTACTATGTGCAATTGGTTCCTTACTTAGGAAACATGGTATTTCACAATATTAGTATGCTGACTATTGCCTCTCAAAAAGACTATGTATTCTGCGACACCATTGTTCAAGTGTCTTGATGACCTATATAAAGGACTGGATGGCcttcatctttttaaaattgAATGAAAATAAGACACAAGTGTACCACGAACGGTGAAAATGGACACTGATCTTCAACTCGACTGTTGGATCGGGGCAGTTTCCAACTGGACAAAAAGGCAGCTCTTTGAGACAGTAATTCATGCCTTTTTCACTACTCAGCTGGTCTACTGTAATGCAGTCAATGCAGCCATCCCTCATGCtgtaaaatgaacacatttcccATGTGGATCATTTTATACATGAAGAAGCACTTCATGAAGCactggacggtgctttgctcagtggcaccttggtggatcgggattcgaacactcaaccttctgattactccCCCAAAACAAGGATGATCTCTCAGAAGTGGGATAGGATCCCAGAGttccatatttttttgcattcagaaatcagtacagtacaggctgaCATTTTCCTATGAACACATTATTATGCTtgaaaaagttatttaaaaaaaaaaaagcacttcctGTACACAGAGGTTGAAAATGTGAGGTCCATCCTGATGTTTACCTCTAGGGCAGAAGTAATAATGTTTTTCAGGTCAAACCTAATTAGCATTATGCAGTGTGCAGAATGTTTTACAGGAATAACATTActgaacattttcaacatgtgtTCAATTAGAACtgtgcaataaatgtaaatacattttaaatggatttaTCACCATAACTCACCATAAGGTGAATCTGATGTATTAGTGAGCGGATGCTTGAAGAAAATTATTcgataaacatatatatttgaGAATCTGTCGGGTTCCTGGGCCTAACTTTGAGAACCACTGTATTAaggtgaaagtaaaagtgaagttgttttcattatgaaacactgcagcacagcacacggtggcacaatgaaatgtgtcctctgcttttaaccatcacccttggtgatcagtgggcagccaggcgcccagggagcagtgtgtggggacggtgctttgctcagtggagcTTTGgcgggtcgcttccttaactgcaccTCTGCCCCACAAAATTCCACCACccttccctgaccgggaatcgaactgGGGCTGTGGCGGTGAAAGCGGCAaatcctaaccactaggccacgagTGATGTTTATATGTGCATGTATAAATACACAGATAAAGAAATGGATAACAACAACGTGAATTCAAAGTGCAAATCTGCAAACTGGACTGGACATGCTGTTACTCATGGTTCATAAACATCATCCGGCACAGTCACAGTTCCACCACTCAGATGAAAAGCGTCCTCCTCAATCTTCATGACAAATCTCCAGCTGGGCGAACTGCGGAGAAGAAACTCTGAGAACTGCCGATTGGCCTTCTATGTCATCAACACTTCAACCAGCTCTTCACTACATGAAAATTGCGAACATTACATCAAATTATTTCACTGGTGCATTCTCCTTCGTGTGTGTATCGAACGACACATGTGTATCCTGGCCACTTAAAAGCGCTTTGTTCAAGCTGTTGGTGTATGAATGAGGTCACCTCTGCTTCATCTGCTCTGCTTTTCTCCAGGGAATGGAGGCTCGGATTAATGCAGTGCATTTCTTCCAGCAATAACAGGATCGCTTTGtaaagccatttaaaaaaaaaaaaaagctcaattaCTGCctccattttcatttgaaaagtgcaGTACAGGTCTAAATAAATTCTTACACCAGAGAAACAGATTTCAACAAACGAAGACCAATTAAGCAATTTATGTTCTTCTGAATGTCATACAGATACACATAACTTGCCTGAGCAATAAGCCTGGTGTGTGAGTTACTTAATTTTTGCATGACAGTAAACGTCCGTTTAAATCATTTGGCAGATCCTTTTTTATCTAAAGagccttttatttaaaaaaaaaaaaaaaagtctagcaAAGTCTAGCTAAATAAACAAGGATGTCAGTTGAGACAGGGGTAAAAATTCTGATTTATTAGGCTTTTAGTGTTTAACTAGTCAGTCGTACCAAAACTACATTTTCATGTCACTCATATTTTTATCCTTAACTGTTTCTactaaaaagaaatgaatacgGAATTATTTTACTGCTGTTTGCCATTGTCACGAATGGAAATTAAAACCACAGTCTATCATACACCAAAAAACTCACAgtccactgaaaaaagaaaacttaaAAACTGAATGCGTGTGAATCAGTCACACGCAATATTTTGGCATTGCCGTAATGAGAATTAATCAAcagacagcaggtttgtttggtttgttcacattttaagtgattatgaaggaatgggtcgccatcggtcaggatttggcccagaggttgattgacagcatgccagggcgaattgcagaggtctagaaaaaaagctgcaaatattgactcttacaacataaacttgatgtaattgtggATAAAAGCCTTTGGAactgcttgtaattatacttcaacacaccacagaaacatctgaaaaaaGACCTAtgaacactgaagcagcaaatttACTGAAAAACAATTTTCGTGTCATTCTCAGAACTGTTGGCTGCGTCTGAATGTATAGATATTACGTGACCCTCACGGCCCTCTCGGAGGTCCACACAGTGCCGTCCTTGCGTGCACCCGAAGTCCGCCTCCTTCCCGTCGGTGGTCACGCGCTGCAGCCATGTTCATCATGCTGGATGTCCAATAAGACCCAGGGCGATGTTAACTTGGACAAACAGGGTTTATCTGTGAACAGCCCTTCTCCTTTTTACAGGGCCGAGGCTGCGCCCCCTAATGGCTTTAGAGAGCAAaataattaagtgaaagtgaagtgattgtgaaacactgcggcaggcgcatggggagcagcgtgtggggacggtggcacctcagtggcaccttggcagattgggattcaaacccgcaaccttccgattatggggcggcttccttaaccgctaggccaccactgccacactgtGAAGATCAAATGATGGCTAGACTGTTTTGCTCTAACAAAAGAAAACTAGCGCACCAGAGACAGGGTCATAAGCGGCCAAGACAGAACCCGTAGAAGAGCTACAGTAGCTCAGATTGTTGAGAAAGCTCCTGCAGCTTCGCTCAAATGTTACCTGTAGCACCTGCTTCCGGAGAAACTTTGTTGTGTTTCACTATgcactgaaatgacaataaagcccAGCTTAAACTTGAGTTAAGTCACCCTATCTTGTCCAGAGCAATGCAcagtcagaagttacagggacagtcccactggagacactcagggataagtctCTTGCTTTGGAGGGGCAGAGTCACAACAAGAATTGTTAATGCATAAAATTTCAAACTGCAGAAAATGAATAGTGAATTACATTGAAACATAGAAAATCTGTGATGTGAACTTTCAAACTCCTTCTTGGAGTTCCAGATTAAACGCACAAAAAGAGACGTTTTTCATAGCTAAAAgcataatttaatattaattaataacacCCACAGATAACATCaatatattgtttaaaatacagatttaacactgtcattatACATTACTGGAAATTGATTGGGTTATTAGTATTGTCTCAGTGATGTGTTTATCTTAGACAGTCTGGCATATATGCTTGTCAAGTTTCTGgccaaaaaaaactgaaaatggtaCACAgtctttcatatttttaatatgcTCAGCCTGCATTgtctaatttaaataattatttagtatttagttttttgtgtttttcctcttaGTTTGGACTGGGATTACTGCGATTTACATCGGGGCATAAACAGAAATTTAATTGCTGGATTGCACGTCATTTTTGATTAAGCCAAACGttgtcattaaaatgtttttttaaacagtgaatTCTTAAAATGTTTAACAATAAGACTATGTATTGTGTTCTCACATATACAATCTCACACATAAAATCAGTTTACTTAGAGtcattaataatcataaattgataGTATTTTTTcaagaatatatattttcttattttaaattgaCTCATTTttttagtgtaaaaaaaaaaaaaaaaaaaaagtgtagtagATACTTTAAATACTTGAGTGACAGATAATTAGATCTTAACTGTCTGAAATGTTGAATTTCTTTCAGTTAACTTTAAATGCATTCTcttcatagatttttttttcttgataacTCTCTTATGCATGCATGAATAAAGTCCATCTGAAATGCCTTTCAAATGGCATAGCAAAGACAAATACTGTATATAACTGAGTACAACAAATGCATTAcctttacatgtacattactgTATTATGAACTATGGAATACACAGTCATGCCATTACACAACCATGCCAGCTATAGAATGACCCAGTAACATAAATAGCATGATTATccaaatgcaatgcaaatttcatacagttttaatatatttttttatttatcttataCTCATTTAATACTTATTGAATGAGATATGAAAGAAGTGATTCTTGCTAAAGGGTACTGAAGGGTTGGTCCATGTAGTGAGTCCTTGTGCACCTTTACTGTGCATGTGCCAATGCTCCTGCACCCTGTCCATAGCCAAAACCTTTGGGACCAAAATTCTTTGCATAGCATCctgaaaatacacacatgataaatattatattataaacttATTTCAGGATGCAAGTGAAAGACTGCACAGCCATATCttgtaaaacaaatattttctaCCTTTGCAGTAAATTTCACCATCCTTGTCTGCTAGGGTTGTAGACTCAAGACCTTTCCCACACTTTGCACAACGAAAGCAGCCCTTGTGCCAAGCCTACAGGAAAACATAAATCACATCATGCAAGGTTTCAACACTTGTCTTAGGCCCTAGTTGTGATCTGAGCTTTTAAGCTAGAAAGCAGAGTAGAAAAGGCAAAAACTACCTTAAGGTAAATTTAAAGGTAAAAGTTCCTTTTGGTGAATtggagacaaagaaaaaatatcttCTCTTCTGTGCTGACGATCATATCGTAATGTTCTAGAATTAATTACTCAAATTTGATTGAATTGGCCTTACACTTCCAGCTCCTATGACCTTCTCAGCCGCATAGACCGCTTTGCTACAGCGTGGGCATGTATCCGAGCCTCCAAACTTTTGGGCAAATTTGGATGGGTTGGggttgttggttggttggtgtGCAGGATTTCTAAGAAGAAATACAGAAATTTATATTTCTAATAACAGTTTGTCTACATAAATGATATGCCTCTTAATATAGGACAGCATTTCCCATCACACTTAACTAAACCGATAACTGACATACAATAATCATTACAAAATACCTCAGAAACACAGCCTAATGCTAAAACAGCCTAATGTTAAAacttctttaaggtagagacgtttcattctgcatccacagaactgtgtcaatctgagggaagttggcttgtgaccaAAAATTtttcctccaggttggtttcacctcactcccgCCCTGAATAGGCTCGTTCAGTGAAACAAAGGCGGGGCAGCCccaccctggcagctcctcctgctcccATTAAGTGGGTCGTTAAGTGTTGGCAActtggtggacgtgtgaattgagaacagaggtggaggcctcagacgtAACTGCAACCTATAATGGTGCCCTTTCATCCATTCCCCcaaaaatcaggcccaattcacatgTGTGGCGTTTGGCCACACTCTacgagctgccagggcggggctgtcaaatccacccaccccccctccccttgtTTCACTTAACAAGCCTATTCAAGGtgggagtgaggtgaaaccaacctggaggataaatttgcgGTCACAAGCTAATgctaaaatgtttattgttaaacCATATTCTAATCAACATAGTAAAGTCATTAATATTCAGGCTTCCTGGTAACTTACTCTTCAGGTTTGATGCCCAGAGACTCTCCTCTATCCATACTTAGAGTTCCGGCTCCAGCCCCGTACCCGTAGCCTTTTGGCCCGTACTTTTTGCCATAGCAGGCTTTGCAGTAAATCTCATCTTCATGAACCGCCACTGTTGTGCTGTCCAGGTTCTTTCTGCAGACCACTAAAGCAAAGTGCAAATTAATCAGCAAATATAAAGACAATATAAAGCCCTACTTACACTCACGTTTACATGGAATTAGTGTTCTTATTTAAACCATTGCCTCCCTCACTCTCGTGTAGCTGGTTTGCGTCCCCGCATTACGGCCTCGCCTTGTGTATTTCTTCATTAAAACTTAATTAAGTAATGTCTCTTCGTGCCTCATGCATTCACTCCAGTGTGACAGGGCTTCTGCTCCAAACACTGATTACAGATCAGTGTTGCTAAGGGCAATGGGGGAAGAGGGAGGGGTCTGGAATATGGGCCGAGCATTATCCCGCTTATAAATCTCCAAACATCCTTTACTCATTATGGTAGGACAAAGCCAATGTTAATTACTGTAAGAATTATTTTTGTTGAATATGACAAATATTTATATTGCTTATATGATGAAACATATACAGCATAACACAGCTGCATATTTAAGCAAAATGGAGTTCCTTTCTGACAGTTTATGACAAATTTTAAAAACAGGCAATATTAGGTAAGGAGTTTTGAATATTTGTCAAGTACATTTATAAATGCCTTGCAGGTCTCACTCACTGCACAAAAAACAGCTCCGGTGGGAAGCTCCTCCCATCACATTGCACTTCCTCCGCAAAGTATACCGTTTTCTGGCATCAGCAGCCACACTGCTCCTCCTCCCCCAAATGGCATTCTGACaaccaaaaagaaaacaatgcacGCATAAACAGACGAGGGTGAGGGGTTTCTTCGGCACCCATTCACAAACATAGCTGTATGTTGTAACACCTTCTCAGGAATATGGGTAAGGGTGAGTCTGACCATAAAAGGCAAAAATGCACTCAATTTTGCCGAATTCTGGGGTACATTCCATCATGCTTCAGTCATGTCCAAACTAAACAGTTTTCGAACGGCCTTAGGTTTCAGGACAGTGTGGATTTACTCGATGCGTCGTGTTTATAGGTGCAGAGATAGAGTCGACTGAGTCGCCTTCCTGCTTCCAACTCTTAAAGAGACGTGGCAGCGTTAGCTAGAAATACAAGTTTCCAGCTGCCAGCATCCAATCACCTGATGTCACTAAAGACAGATTGAAAACTCTACCTGTTCAGAGACCGAGATGAACATTTAAATTGCAGAAAGCACGCAGAAAACATGATCATACTCTTCTAATGTTGTTAAATTCAAAGAATCTCAAGCAAGAATCTCCCCTGTTTTCagtcagaggtaaaaaaaaaaaaaaacagtgtaagCCACAGTTTGCCGGTTACCTGCATGAGAATCCCAGGCGCCCCTGCTTACCTGTGACGGTTGTTCTGGCTCAGCGGGTGAGGGACTTGGCCCAGGTTAAGCCGGAGACAGGTCTGGTTCGGAAAAGCTCCTGCCGTGGTGTGGGCTTCCTGAGCTGAGACCGTTTGAACACTCCTCACTGGGGCAAGGGTGTGGCTCAGGGCCACATAAGTTCAGAGAAAGAGTGGAAGAGGGTGGAGGAAGTGAGTAAGTGCTGGTGGTGAAACTTTAAAGAAACATTGCCCCTGAAATCCGCagctgccccctgttggctaTCTATTCA harbors:
- the LOC114797796 gene encoding mimecan-like, with product MDLKTLVFSVALLNVSVMSFRVSHGQEVSLISDKRELSQMFMEVQKPKKRAVTVFDYDGPDDLPRDTGREAGAAEDLPTCLLCVCLIGSVYCEDVSPEMTSVPALPKETAYLYARYNKITKITSKDFAETATLRTIDLTGNLISEIEEGAFSKLHQLEELTLADNKLTKLPVLPASLVSFNANGNQLKTKGVKSTAFKKLTKVEYIYLANNDLEAVPQLPESLRIVHLQNNKILSINDETFCKGNNTHYIRYNMEEIRMDGNPVLLAQHPTSYMCLRVLPVGLYK